A window from Citrus sinensis cultivar Valencia sweet orange chromosome 5, DVS_A1.0, whole genome shotgun sequence encodes these proteins:
- the LOC102618032 gene encoding uncharacterized protein LOC102618032 isoform X3, with translation MEQSPFYFKGNGYEYPQSCAHALRKGALVTAIPFLVGCPACLRNFLNLFCELTCSPNQSLFINVTSVSKVSNNLTVDGIDYYITDTFGQGLYESCKDVKFGTMNTRALDFIGGGAQNFKDWFAFIGRRAAANLPGSPYTIKFWPSAPELSGMIPMNVSAYSCADGSLGCSCGDCTSSPVCSSTAPPPHKSSSCSVKMGSLNAKCVDFALAILYIILVSLFFGWGFFHRKRERSRSFRMKPLVNAMDGSELHSVERQKEENLPMQVQMLGTPRTRNRIQLSIVQGYMSNFYRKYGKWVARNPTLVLSLSMALVLLLCLGLIRFEVETRPEKLWVGPGSRAAEEKLFFDSHLAPFYRIEELILATIPDTTHGNLPSIVTESNIKLLFEIQKKIDGLRANYSGSMISLTDICMKPLGQDCATQSVLQYFKMDPKNFDDFGGVEHVKYCFQHYTSTESCMSAFKGPLDPSTALGGFSGNNYSEASAFVVTYPVNNAVDREGNETKKAVAWEKAFVQLAKDELLPMVQSKNLTLAFSSESSIEEELKRESTADAITIVISYLVMFAYISLTLGDTPHLSSFYISSKVLLGLSGVVLVMLSVLGSVGFFSAIGVKSTLIIMEVIPFLVLAVGVDNMCILVHAVKRQQLELPLETRISNALVEVGPSITLASLSEVLAFAVGSFIPMPACRVFSMFAALAVLLDFLLQITAFVALIVFDFLRAEDKRVDCIPCLKLSSSYADSDKGIGQRKPGLLARYMKEVHATILSLWGVKIAVISLFVAFTLASIALCTRIEPGLEQKIVLPRDSYLQGYFNNISEHLRIGPPLYFVVKNYNYSSESRQTNQLCSISQCDSNSLLNEISRASLIPQSSYIAKPAASWLDDFLVWISPEAFGCCRKFTNGSYCPPDDQPPCCPSGQSSCGSAGVCKDCTTCFHHSDLLKDRPSTIQFKEKLPWFLNALPSASCAKGGHGAYTNSVDLKGYENGIVQASSFRTYHTPLNRQIDYVNSMRAAREFSSRVSDSLQMEIFPYSVFYMYFEQYLDIWRTALINLAIAIGAVFVVCLITTCSFWSSAIILLVLTMIVVDLMGVMAILKIQLNAVSVVNLVMAVGIAVEFCVHITHAFSVSSGDKNQRMKEALGTMGASVFSGITLTKLVGVIVLCFSRTEVFVVYYFQMYLALVLLGFLHGLVFLPVVLSVFGPPSRCMLVERQEERPSVSSL, from the exons GTCAGTAATAATTTGACAGTGGATGGGATTGACTATTATATAACTGACACTTTTGGTCAAGGGTTATATGAATCTTGCAAGGATGTAAAATTTGGTACCATGAATACTCGAGCATTAGATTTTATTGGTGGGGgtgctcaaaattttaaag aTTGGTTTGCTTTTATTGGTAGGCGAGCTGCTGCCAATCTGCCTGGTTCACCATATACTATTAAGTTTTGGCCAAGTGCTCCTGAGTTATCTGGAATGATACCTATGAATGTATCTGCTTATTCATGTGCTGATGGTTCACTTGGCTGTTCTTGTGGTGATTGCACTTCCTCTCCTGTCTGCTCTAGTACAGCACCTCCTCCACACAAAAGCAGCTCCTGTTCAGTTAAAATGGGATCTCTTAAT GCCAAATGTGTTGACTTTGCTTTAGCAATCCTGTATATAATACTGGTTTCTCTGTTTTTTGGGTGGGGTTTCTTTCATCGTAAAAGAGAAAGGAGCCGATCCTTTAGAATGAAGCCACTGGTAAATGCAATGGATGGTAGTGAACTGCATTCTGTTGAAAGGCAGAAAGAAGAGAACCTCCCCATGCAGGTGCAG ATGCTTGGTACTCCTAGAACTAGAAACAGAATTCAGCTTTCGATTGTGCAAGGATACATGTCAAATTTTTACAG GAAATATGGAAAATGGGTTGCTAGAAATCCAACCCTTGTATTGAGTTTGTCAATGGCTTTGGTTCTTCTACTTTGTTTAGGTCTAATCCGTTTCGAGGTCGAAACACGGCCTGAGAAG CTTTGGGTTGGGCCTGGGAGTAGAGCCGCAGAGGAGAAACTATTTTTCGACAGCCACCTTGCTCCTTTCTACAGAATTGAAGAG CTAATATTGGCGACCATTCCAGACACCACTCATGGGAACTTACCGAGTATTGTGACAGAGAGCAACATTAAGTTACTTTTTGAAATACAGAAGAAG ATTGATGGACTTCGTGCAAATTATTCTGGCTCAATGATATCTCTCACAGACATTTGCATGAAGCCACTGGGCCAGGATTGTGCCACACAAAGCGTTCTGCAG TATTTCAAAATGGATcctaaaaattttgatgatttcGGAGGAGTTGAACATGTCAAGTATTGTTTTCAG CATTATACATCTACAGAATCATGCATGAGTGCTTTCAAAGGTCCCCTTGATCCAAGCACCGCATTAGGAGGTTTCTCTGGGAACAACTATTCTGAG GCATCTGCTTTTGTTGTTACATATCCAGTAAACAATGCAGTAGATAGAGAAGGAAATGAAACCAAAAAAGCAGTAGCTTGGGAAAAGGCCTTTGTTCAGTTAGCAAAG GATGAGTTGTTGCCCATGGTTCagtcaaaaaatttaacactTGCTTTTTCATCGGAGAGCTCCATTGAGGAAGAACTGAAAAGAGAAAGTACTGCAGATGCCATAACTATAGTG ATAAGCTACTTGGTAATGTTTGCGTACATATCTCTTACATTGGGTGATACACCTCACTTATCTTCCTTCTACATTTCTTCTAAG GTATTGCTTGGCCTTTCTGGGGTTGTTCTTGTCATGCTCTCTGTTCTTGGATCAGTTGGTTTTTTTAGTGCAATTGGAGTAAAATCAACCCTCATCATCATGGAAGTTAttccttttcttgttttagcT GTTGGGGTGGATAATATGTGTATACTAGTGCATGCTGTTAAGCGGCAGCAGCTGGAGTTACCTTTGGAAACACGAATAAGCAATGCACTTGTGGAAGTTGGACCATCCATAACACTTGCTAGTTTATCTGAGGTTTTAGCATTTGCAGTTGGAAGTTTTATTCCTATGCCAGCCTGccgtgtcttctccatgtttGCCG CGCTAGCTGTTTTGTTGGACTTCCTTCTGCAAATTACTGCTTTTGTTGCTTTAATAGTTTTTGACTTTTTGCGAGCTGAAGATAAGAGGGTTGACTGTATTCCATGCTTAAAactatcttcttcatatgCTGACTCTGACAAAG GCATTGGTCAGAGAAAACCTGGACTCTTGGCTCGATATATGAAG GAGGTCCATGCAACGATTCTCAGTCTCTGGGGAGTGAAAATAGCTGTTATTTCTCTATTTGTTGCATTCACTTTGGCTAGCATT GCATTATGCACCCGGATTGAACCTGGTTTGGAGCAGAAGATTGTTCTTCCACGAGACTCATATCTTCAG gggtattttaataatatttcagaGCATCTCAGAATTGGACCACCActttattttgttgtaaagAACTATAATTACAG CTCAGAATCAAGGCAGACGAATCAGCTGTGTTCAATCAGCCAATGTGATTCAAACTCTCTTTTGAATGAG ATTTCAAGAGCATCGTTGATTCCACAATCAAGCTACATTGCTAAGCCAGCTGCTTCATGGCTTGATGATTTTCTTGTATGGATATCTCCTGAAGCTTTTGGTTGCTGTCGAAAGTTCACAAATGGGAGTTATTGCCCACCTGACGACCAG CCTCCTTGCTGCCCTTCTGGTCAAAGTTCCTGTGGCTCGGCTGGAGTATGCAAAGATTGTACAACG TGCTTCCACCACTCGGATTTGCTTAAAGATCGACCATCTACCATACAGTTCAAGGAAAAACTTCCATGGTTCCTGAATGCTCTGCCTTCGGCCAGTTGTGCGAAGGGTGGCCATGGTGCATACACCAACAGTGTGGATTTGAAAG GTTATGAAAATGGAATTGTACAAGCTTCTTCCTTTCGTACATATCATACACCCCTCAACAGGCAG aTTGATTATGTTAATTCCATGAGAGCTGCTCGAGAATTCAGTTCAAGAGTTTCTGATTCTTTGCAG ATGGAGATCTTTCCGTATTCtgtattttatatgtattttgagCAATACCTTGATATTTGGAGGACTGCACTGATCAACCTTGCTATAGCTATTG GCGCCGTAtttgttgtttgtttaattACCACATGCAG TTTTTGGAGTTCAGCAATCATTTTGCTGGTGTTGACAATGATTGTGGTGGATCTTATG GGTGTGATGGCAATTCTGAAGATCCAACTAAATGCAGTCTCTGTTGTTAATCTTGTCATGGCAGTTGGCATTGCTGTCGAGTTCTGCGTGCATATAACACATGCTTTCTCC GTAAGCAGTGGAGACAAAAACCAGCGCATGAAAGAGGCTCTTGGTACGATGGGGGCTTCTGTCTTCAG TGGAATCACGCTCACAAAGCTAGTTGGAGTTATCGTTCTTTGCTTCTCAAGGACAGAAGTTTTTGTG GTTTATTACTTCCAAATGTACCTAGCTCTGGTCCTTCTCGGTTTCTTGCACGGCCTTGTATTTCTACCG GTTGTATTAAGCGTGTTTGGTCCACCTTCAAGATGTATGCTTGTTGAGAGGCAAGAAGAGAGACCATCAGTTTCTTCGCTGTGA
- the LOC102617751 gene encoding protein NLP4: MEDTVFLPGTMRGASLDSAMDLDYMNELLAEGCWLETIDGSEFPHPSPSTSTALFDSSFVWPASEITNGDTGRNPSQQGKQDDMQQSFFLQTSSMNDPQQNGPLSTPSLSQGMVNVDEDDGQLDDNIAEGSELSKRRWIGPRANLGPATSVIQRLGWAVGYIKDFSINKDVLIQLWVPVIRAGRQVLTTYDQPFSLDLKCQRLANYRAISIKYYFSAEEDSKDVAGLPGRVFLGKAPEWTPDVQFFRSDEYPRVDHAQQYDVRGTLAVPVFEQGSRTCLGVIEVVMMTQKLKYRSELESVCKALEAVDLRSSEVPSTKNMKAWNTSYQAALPEIREVLRCACETHRLPLAQTWVSCIQQGKVGCWHSDKNNNHCVSTVDDACYIADPDMWGFQEACSEHHLLKGQRVAGEAFLTNQPCFSNDITSLKKTEYPLSHHARMFGLCGAVAIRLRSILTGNSDFVLEFFLPKGCRDPEEQKKMLSSLSIVIQQVSRSLRVVTDKEMEEETSLPVSEVIFPSDGRPSREKILKVDSHSEKYSHDNSFQSACLTKVQRDCDVSLNQNGKPRKVSGKRFLEGGHRKEDFSLKGSAEYCDDSNSVEGSFSSVALGKTGEKRRTKVDKTITLQVLQQYFSGSLKDAAKSIGVCPTTLKRICRQHGIKRWPSRKIKKVGHSLQKLQLVIDSVQGASGSFQIGSFYTNFPELASPNLSRSGASPFSNSLPTDQQKLTGMQAKGGTLSPQAQAAKSPSSSCSQSSNSSQCCTSGTQQHRSTNNIAGSEDPVVGESFDDVVLKRVRSYEELHASSQEPRLLPRSQSYKSFREQPIPRLPENGCRMSQEVVDGRRVKVTYGEEKIRLRMQDNWKFQDLLQEIARRFNIDDMSLFDVKYLDDDSDWVLLTCDADLEECIEVCRSSEGQTIKLLLQVSHHLFERRSGSSGNS; this comes from the exons ATGGAAGATACTGTTTTTTTGCCCGGTACCATGCGTGGAGCTTCATTGGATTCTGCAATGGACTTGGACTACATGAATGAATTGCTGGCAGAAGGATGCTGGCTGGAAACTATTGATGGATCTGAATTTCCTCATCCAAGTCCCTCTACTTCTACAGCCCTCTTTGACTCTTCATTTGTATGGCCAGCTTCAGAGATTACCAATGGTGATACGGGCAGAAACCCTTCTCAACAGGGCAAGCAAGATGATATGCAACAATCATTCTTTCTGCAGACTTCATCTATGAATGACCCCCAACAGAACGGCCCTCTTAGTACCCCGTCTCTTAGCCAGGGCATGGTTAATGTTGATGAAGACGATGGTCAATTGGATGATAATATTGCTGAAGGTTCTGAACTCAGTAAAAGACGGTGGATTGGGCCCAGGGCAAATCTGGGGCCTGCAACTTCCGTTATTCAGAGATTAGGATGGGCAGTTGGGTATATTAAGGATTTCTCAATTAATAAAGATGTCCTTATACAGTTATGGGTGCCTGTGATTAGGGCTGGTAGACAAGTTCTGACGACTTATGATCAGCCCTTCTCACTTGATCTTAAATGTCAGAGACTTGCAAATTACAGGGCTATCTCTATTAAGTATTATTTCTCAGCTGAAGAGGATTCCAAGGATGTGGCAGGATTGCCTGGTCGGGTTTTTTTGGGTAAGGCTCCTGAGTGGACTCCTGATGTCCAGTTTTTTAGAAGTGACGAGTATCCACGAGTTGATCATGCTCAACAGTATGATGTCCGTGGTACCCTTGCTGTGCCTGTTTTTGAACAAGGTAGTAGGACTTGCTTGGGTGTTATTGAGGTTGTGATGATGACCCAAAAACTCAAGTATAGATCTGAACTTGAAAGTGTTTGCAAAGCACTCGAG GCTGTTGATCTTAGGAGCTCTGAAGTTCCAAGTACTAAAAACATGAAG GCATGGAACACGTCATATCAAGCTGCCTTACCTGAAATTCGAGAGGTCTTGAGATGTGCTTGTGAGACGCATAGATTACCATTAGCTCAAACTTGGGTCTCATGCATCCAACAGGGAAAAGTTGGTTGTTGGCACTCTGACAAGAACAACAATCATTGTGTTTCCACTGTAGATGATGCTTGCTACATTGCCGATCCTGATATGTGGGGTTTTCAAGAGGCTTGCTCTGAGCATCACTTGCTAAAAGGTCAACGTGTTGCTGGGGAAGCATTTCTGACCAACCAACCGTGCTTTTCAAATGATATAACCTCCTTGAAAAAGACCGAGTATCCTCTGTCTCACCATGCAAGGATGTTTGGTTTGTGTGGCGCTGTTGCAATACGTTTGCGGAGTATTCTTACTGGTAACTCTGACTTTGTATTGGAGTTCTTCTTGCCCAAGGGTTGCCGGGATCCTGAAGAGCAGAAGAAGATGCTTAGTTCTTTGTCCATCGTAATACAACAGGTCTCCAGGAGTTTACGTGTTGTAACAGACAAGGAGATGGAGGAAGAAACTAGTTTGCCAGTTAGTGAAGTTATTTTCCCTTCGGATGGTAGACCCAGCAGGGAAAAGATATTAAAAGTGGACTCTCATTCTGAAAAGTATTCTCATGATAATTCATTTCAATCAGCCTGTCTTACGAAGGTCCAAAGAGATTGTGATGTCTCATTAAACCAAAATGGAAAACCAAGGAAGGTATCGGGTAAAAGGTTTTTGGAGGGGGGGCACCGCAAAGAAGATTTTAGCCTGAAAGGAAGTGCTGAATATTGTGATGATTCAAATTCTGTTGAGGGTAGCTTCTCAAGTGTGGCTTTGGGTAAAACAGGAGAGAAAAGACGTACCAAAGTAGATAAAACTATCACCTTGCAAGTTCTTCAGCAATATTTTTCTGGGAGCCTAAAAGATGCTGCAAAAAGTATTGGCG TTTGTCCCACAACCTTGAAAAGGATATGCCGGCAACACGGGATAAAACGTTGGCCTTCTCGAAAAATCAAGAAGGTTGGTCACTCCTTGCAGAAACTCCAGCTGGTGATTGACTCCGTTCAAGGTGCCTCTGGTTCTTTTCAAATTGGTTCCTTCTATACAAACTTCCCAGAGTTGGCTTCCCCAAATTTATCAAGATCAGGAGCTAGCCCTTTTTCGAATTCATTGCCAACTGATCAGCAAAAGCTGACAGGCATGCAAGCTAAGGGTGGAACTTTAAGCCCCCAAGCCCAAGCTGCCAAATCACCATCTTCCTCTTGTAGTCAGAGTTCAAACTCCAGCCAGTGTTGTACCAGTGGGACTCAGCAGCACCGTTCTACAAATAACATTGCTGGTAGTGAGGATCCTGTGGTTGGAGAGAGCTTTGATGATGTTGTTCTGAAAAGGGTTAGAAGTTATGAAGAGCTGCATGCCTCAAGTCAAGAACCAAGACTATTACCGAGATCCCAAAGCTACAAATCTTTCAGAGAACAGCCTATTCCTCGTTTACCAGAAAATGGTTGCCGGATGTCACAAGAGGTTGTTGATGGACGAAGAGTAAAAGTCACATACGGAGAGGAGAAAATCCGGCTCCGCATGCAAGACAATTGGAAGTTTCAAGACTTACTGCAAGAAATTGCCAGGCGATTCAATATAGATGACATGAGTTTATTTGATGTCAAGTACTTGGACGATGACTCTGACTGGGTGTTATTAACCTGTGATGCTGATTTAGAGGAGTGTATTGAAGTATGCCGATCATCTGAGGGacaaacaataaaactctTGCTCCAAGTCTCTCATCATCTTTTCGAAAGGCGTTCAGGTAGCAGTGGGAATTCCTGA